TGAACCTGCAGACGATCGGCCACGGACTTGTTGGTGGAGACCAGACAGTCGGAACGGCCGATGGGCAGGGAGGAGTTACCGATGGGGGCCATGAGCTTGCGCAGTTCCTGATCCATGGCCAGGAAGTAGTTGACGATGTTCTCCGCCACCCGCTCGGGATTGAGCCGCTTGACCAGCACCGGCTCCTGAGTAGTGATGCCGGCCGGACAGAGCCCGGTATTGCAGGCGTTGCAACGACCGTGATCGTTGCCGAGGCAGCCGGCAAGCTGCAGGATCAGCTTGCCTGTGAAGACGCCGTTGGCGCCGAGGCAGAACATCTTGAAGGCATCGGCCGCCAGGTTGCCGGTCTTGCCGAGACCGCCGGCCGCCCACAGGGGGATCTGGCCCTGGCGCCCCTGGGCCACCGCGGCCAGGTAGCAGTCGCGCAGCTTGCTGACCACCGGATGGCCGGTGTGGTCGAGGGAGATGTCGTGGGCCGCGCCGGTACCGCCGTCGATGCCGTCGACGAAGAAGCCGCCGACAATGTTGTAGGGGTCGCGCACCAGGTTGTTGAACACCGAAACGCTGGTGGCGCTGGCGGCAACCTTGATGGCCACCGGTACGCGGAACTTGAAGGCCGCGTTGAAGGAGAGGAACATCTTCTGCACGCTCTCCTCGATGGAGTAGAGACCCTGATGGTTGGGCGGCGACAGCAGGTCGGTGCGGGGCACGCCGCGGATCGCCTGGATGTGCGAAGCCACCTTGGCCGCCATCAGCAGACCGCCGTCGCCGGGCTTGGCGCCCTGGCCGATCTTGATCAGAACGCCGGCGGGGTCTTCGACCATGTGCGGCATCGCCTTGATGATACGGTTCCAGCCGAAGTGGCCGGAAGCGATCTGCAGGATCATGTACTTGAGATATTTGCTCTTCAGCAGCCGCACCGGCATGCCGCCCTCGCCGGAGCACATACGCACCGGCAGGCCGCATTCCTCATTCAAGTAGGCAACCGCCATGGAGACCGCTTCCCACATCCGCCAGGAGAGGGCCCCGATCGACATATCGCCGATGATGACCGGGTAGATCCAGCGGACCGGCGGGGTCTGGCCAGCCTGTACCAGCTTGCCCTCCGCGGTCTGTTGCAGAGGCAGGGCCGTAGCCGGCAGAATGCGTCCCAGGGGGGCCAGGCAGTCGAAGGTGTGACGCTGGGCATCGAGGCTCGGGTCAGTCATCTGGGAAATACGGCCGACGCGAATGGTGTCGAGAGTCCGGGCCTGGACTTCCAGGTTGTTGCGTCCGCCGCGCTTCGGCCCGGAAGCGGTGGCAGCCTGATATACCACGTTGAACCGGGA
The genomic region above belongs to Syntrophotaleaceae bacterium and contains:
- a CDS encoding glutamate synthase-related protein, which codes for METIKINDLACNDLPWKIEYHPERCTLCGSCIAACTFEAIGPKMERRRITYTESETPEPKTRFSAQPVIAQRPVIKNFCRGCGVCERVCPNSAISAHRNPDSRFNVVYQAATASGPKRGGRNNLEVQARTLDTIRVGRISQMTDPSLDAQRHTFDCLAPLGRILPATALPLQQTAEGKLVQAGQTPPVRWIYPVIIGDMSIGALSWRMWEAVSMAVAYLNEECGLPVRMCSGEGGMPVRLLKSKYLKYMILQIASGHFGWNRIIKAMPHMVEDPAGVLIKIGQGAKPGDGGLLMAAKVASHIQAIRGVPRTDLLSPPNHQGLYSIEESVQKMFLSFNAAFKFRVPVAIKVAASATSVSVFNNLVRDPYNIVGGFFVDGIDGGTGAAHDISLDHTGHPVVSKLRDCYLAAVAQGRQGQIPLWAAGGLGKTGNLAADAFKMFCLGANGVFTGKLILQLAGCLGNDHGRCNACNTGLCPAGITTQEPVLVKRLNPERVAENIVNYFLAMDQELRKLMAPIGNSSLPIGRSDCLVSTNKSVADRLQVQYVC